The proteins below are encoded in one region of Spirochaeta isovalerica:
- a CDS encoding DUF5692 family protein, producing MLSIIHLVLVFVVLVLLNELFRLSKWFTLSVFIILPVALSIAVWPSTTGTGTSVDTWFHWAKVYSVVVAAAGFTFMRFTALGEKGYAKAFPPLILALNILEAVVRDFELGMAAGGAWHFMNGLAGLFSIIAISGWTGIFSEKKGKRDLLWPDMTVLWIIAYDVWNLSYIYFCVPEHATYGISVLLACTVPSLFIKKGTWIQARAYTLGLWMMYIMTFNSFVDTPGVTLMLPESSLLKYIFAVLSLGLNGWLVIVHLLKIRRRKDFRIGEELYSV from the coding sequence ATGCTGTCTATTATCCATCTCGTTCTTGTCTTTGTGGTTCTTGTTCTGCTCAATGAGCTTTTCCGTTTGAGCAAATGGTTTACCTTATCGGTCTTTATCATTCTTCCCGTTGCGCTGTCTATCGCCGTCTGGCCTTCTACAACCGGCACAGGGACAAGTGTTGATACGTGGTTTCACTGGGCGAAAGTGTACTCTGTTGTGGTCGCCGCTGCGGGTTTCACTTTTATGCGCTTTACAGCTCTCGGGGAAAAGGGATACGCCAAAGCCTTCCCTCCGCTGATTCTGGCTTTGAACATTCTCGAAGCGGTCGTCCGTGATTTCGAGCTGGGAATGGCAGCCGGAGGAGCCTGGCACTTTATGAACGGCCTGGCCGGACTTTTCTCCATTATCGCCATTTCCGGTTGGACCGGTATATTCAGTGAAAAAAAGGGGAAACGCGATCTCCTATGGCCCGATATGACTGTTCTGTGGATTATCGCTTACGATGTTTGGAATCTCTCTTATATCTATTTCTGCGTTCCCGAGCACGCTACTTATGGAATTTCGGTTCTGCTCGCCTGCACCGTACCTTCGCTCTTTATAAAAAAGGGAACATGGATTCAGGCAAGGGCTTACACTCTCGGGCTGTGGATGATGTACATCATGACATTCAACAGTTTCGTCGATACGCCCGGCGTCACTCTCATGCTGCCTGAGAGTTCGCTCCTTAAATACATTTTCGCTGTTCTCAGTCTGGGACTGAACGGATGGCTGGTGATCGTTCATTTGCTGAAAATCCGCCGGCGGAAAGATTTTCGCATAGGAGAGGAACTCTACTCAGTTTAA
- a CDS encoding methyl-accepting chemotaxis protein has translation MKKRRFVSMRVRLSLWFSLVAFVLVSAFGSVNLLRERDNARNSLSRGLDLESEITAQKIDGWIRLRIAALESRKSILEEPGAVDVVRTGGHGSNGYLRGDAEIYGVEFLYIGTPDGKFYYGGDWIAPPEFDPTSRPWYTAAVAKRGTIFTDYYVDANTGQLNISIATPVYGEGNRLLGVLGIDLYLDELLGLLESNNQEGVSSALIDNKGITVAHPVADLIGGNVLDLLDDSGQPFMKPVVEDSTGIQEYTFKGERKTMVFREIPSLGWKIVFFVTEDYMFKPINQLILLSIIFISSTIVVFIIITILISSVFVKRIQAVSDSLNDVAEGEGDLTRSLETTTNDELAVLTDNFNKFIDLMRRMISNIKSSAESTMTAKDSLVANTEETAAAINQISANMNSMEGQIQRLDESISISSRSVESITRSVSGFNSIREEQAAIVEETAASIAEMIHSLEQVAKISREKKEVASALTETSRKGGEQLDTLSRAFDEKVVTRLSAIEDMTDIIRGIASQINLLSMNAAIEAAHAGDTGKGFAVVADEIRKLAESSSDSVKTIDTVIREIREGVNETVENTGETAQIFKEMDQVVTDFVAALNQIANNTNELMTGSQEIGQTAQRLNEITVSIKDSADSMKLGTEELSREMLNIEDVSRTVLGGIQEAVVGAGQIVSAMDQVSGLSGELARNSEQLKSEIDRFKTD, from the coding sequence ATGAAAAAAAGAAGATTCGTCAGCATGAGAGTCAGGCTCTCACTCTGGTTTTCTCTGGTCGCTTTCGTTCTGGTATCAGCCTTCGGCTCTGTAAATCTCCTTCGCGAACGGGATAATGCGCGAAACAGCCTTTCCCGGGGACTGGATCTGGAGTCGGAAATTACGGCTCAGAAGATCGACGGGTGGATCCGTCTGCGAATCGCCGCTCTGGAATCGAGGAAGTCCATTCTCGAAGAGCCGGGAGCCGTCGATGTGGTCAGAACCGGCGGGCACGGCAGTAACGGCTATCTCCGCGGTGATGCGGAAATCTACGGCGTCGAATTTCTGTATATCGGAACACCTGACGGAAAATTTTATTACGGAGGAGACTGGATAGCCCCTCCGGAATTCGATCCGACATCCCGTCCCTGGTACACAGCAGCTGTAGCTAAAAGGGGCACGATTTTTACAGATTACTATGTCGACGCCAATACGGGACAGCTGAACATCTCCATAGCCACGCCTGTTTACGGAGAAGGTAATCGGCTGCTCGGGGTTCTGGGAATCGACCTTTATCTGGATGAGCTTCTCGGGCTGCTCGAAAGTAACAATCAGGAAGGTGTTTCCTCTGCTCTTATTGATAACAAAGGCATTACTGTCGCCCATCCCGTGGCCGATCTGATCGGCGGTAATGTTCTGGATTTATTGGACGATTCCGGTCAGCCCTTCATGAAGCCGGTCGTCGAGGACTCAACAGGAATTCAGGAATACACATTCAAAGGCGAACGGAAAACCATGGTTTTCCGGGAAATTCCCAGTCTCGGCTGGAAAATCGTGTTTTTCGTAACCGAAGATTATATGTTTAAGCCCATAAATCAGCTGATTCTCCTGTCGATTATTTTCATAAGCAGCACGATTGTGGTTTTTATCATTATCACGATTCTCATATCTTCCGTATTCGTTAAGAGAATCCAGGCCGTTTCCGATTCGCTTAATGATGTGGCGGAAGGGGAAGGTGACCTGACAAGATCCTTAGAGACAACCACCAATGATGAACTCGCCGTACTGACCGATAATTTCAATAAATTTATCGACCTCATGCGCCGCATGATTTCCAATATAAAAAGCAGTGCTGAATCCACTATGACAGCCAAAGACTCTCTCGTAGCCAATACGGAGGAAACGGCGGCGGCCATTAACCAGATCAGCGCCAATATGAACTCCATGGAGGGACAGATCCAGCGGCTGGATGAGAGCATTTCCATCTCGTCCCGTTCTGTGGAGAGTATTACCCGTTCCGTTTCGGGATTCAACAGCATCCGGGAAGAGCAGGCAGCCATAGTCGAAGAAACGGCGGCGTCGATTGCCGAAATGATTCATTCTCTCGAGCAGGTGGCCAAAATCAGCCGGGAGAAAAAGGAAGTGGCGTCTGCTCTGACGGAAACATCCCGCAAAGGCGGCGAACAGCTCGATACGCTCAGCCGGGCATTCGATGAGAAGGTCGTTACAAGGCTCAGCGCTATTGAGGACATGACCGATATTATCAGAGGCATAGCCAGCCAGATCAATCTTCTATCCATGAATGCCGCGATCGAAGCCGCCCATGCCGGGGATACCGGCAAGGGGTTCGCTGTCGTCGCAGATGAAATCCGGAAGCTGGCCGAGAGCTCTTCGGACAGTGTCAAAACCATCGATACGGTTATCCGGGAAATCCGCGAAGGGGTTAACGAAACGGTGGAAAATACCGGTGAAACGGCACAGATTTTCAAGGAAATGGACCAGGTCGTCACAGATTTCGTTGCAGCTCTTAATCAGATTGCCAACAATACGAACGAACTGATGACCGGGAGCCAGGAAATCGGCCAGACAGCGCAGAGGCTGAATGAGATTACTGTCTCAATTAAAGACAGCGCCGATTCCATGAAGCTGGGCACGGAGGAGCTTTCAAGAGAAATGCTCAATATTGAAGATGTTTCCCGCACAGTCCTGGGAGGCATTCAGGAAGCTGTTGTCGGAGCCGGTCAGATTGTCTCCGCCATGGATCAGGTCTCTGGTCTCTCCGGGGAGCTGGCCCGCAACAGCGAGCAGCTGAAAAGTGAAATAGACCGGTTTAAAACCGACTAG
- a CDS encoding aldo/keto reductase codes for MIDKKEFGKTGHLSSRTIFGAAALGWISQEEADPALDLLLHYDVNHIDVAASYGDAEIRLKPWLRKHRDRFFLATKTGERTRDGAWRELMNSLERMGVDHIDLWQFHCLIDEKEWDTVMSSGGALEAAMEARDKGIIDYIGVTGHEYIAPVMHKKSLERFDFDSILLPFNYFMMKDETYKKDFEELMTLCRSRGTAVQTIKSLARSYWAEGEKRGSTWYKPLTEQSDIDKAVHWVLGQGDYFLNTTGDVKLLPSVLRAASEFKEAPSSSDMDRLISERNISKIFPFPE; via the coding sequence ATGATAGACAAAAAAGAATTCGGAAAAACAGGACATTTAAGCAGCCGTACCATTTTCGGAGCGGCCGCGCTGGGATGGATAAGTCAGGAGGAAGCAGACCCCGCTCTGGATCTACTCCTCCATTACGATGTGAATCACATTGATGTGGCAGCCAGTTACGGAGATGCGGAAATCAGGCTTAAACCCTGGCTCAGAAAGCACAGAGACCGTTTCTTTCTGGCTACGAAAACCGGAGAAAGAACGCGCGATGGCGCCTGGAGGGAGCTGATGAATTCCCTCGAAAGAATGGGCGTGGATCATATCGATCTCTGGCAGTTCCACTGCCTGATCGATGAGAAGGAATGGGATACAGTCATGTCTTCCGGCGGAGCTCTTGAGGCTGCCATGGAAGCCCGTGATAAGGGGATTATCGATTATATCGGCGTTACAGGACATGAATACATCGCGCCGGTTATGCACAAAAAAAGCCTGGAGCGTTTCGATTTCGATTCGATCCTCCTTCCTTTCAATTATTTCATGATGAAAGATGAAACCTATAAAAAAGATTTTGAAGAGCTTATGACCCTCTGCAGAAGCAGGGGAACGGCTGTTCAGACAATTAAATCCCTGGCCCGTTCCTACTGGGCCGAAGGTGAAAAACGAGGCAGCACCTGGTACAAACCTCTGACCGAACAGTCCGATATCGACAAGGCGGTTCACTGGGTTCTGGGACAGGGGGACTATTTCCTCAATACGACAGGTGACGTGAAATTGCTTCCTTCAGTCCTCAGGGCCGCTTCGGAATTCAAAGAAGCCCCATCATCCTCTGATATGGACAGACTTATTTCGGAACGGAATATTTCAAAAATTTTCCCATTCCCGGAATGA
- a CDS encoding sensor domain-containing diguanylate cyclase produces MRVKNFLRETLYGKILLTMILTATVTILSIIGLQEAVLKKSYIELEEELSLKNLNRLTQAIERDASYIGRLLLDWSIWDDTYDFVLTGNREYIESNLSIDSLYNISLNFMFFYNRGGDLIWGEFYDFDKWEKVPCGGFSTTFIQQRDLLFNGDEDYSRSGLIDTAMGLLFMAAGPVFKSDRSGPAEGTLIIGKLIDERFIEKMKEVVQGEFSLYSENREDILWELNRSEQSYLMEKDENRILLYKAIEDLEGRKTLVVESRTERNIWQYGQRVTSIFITFILLLIILFTVIILILIRVIYINPLHKITLFLQSWKKESGSPVSLDMNRVDEIGTLSRGINSFSNELRELATTDSLTGLNNRHLMDTLMPGIWNIMSRDRSEITIILMDIDYFKKYNDTYGHQAGDRCLKEVGAILKSSIRRSSDMVIRYGGEEFLLILPATPISGGLMIANKIQERLEKKSLEHKSSEIYRRVTMSLGISSGFPNSDNNLDQLIEQADSALYESKEAGRNRITLYRE; encoded by the coding sequence ATGAGAGTTAAGAATTTTCTCAGGGAAACCCTATACGGTAAAATTCTTCTCACTATGATTCTGACAGCAACTGTGACGATTCTCTCCATTATAGGACTGCAGGAAGCCGTCCTGAAAAAAAGCTATATAGAGCTGGAGGAGGAACTGAGTCTCAAAAACCTGAACCGCCTGACCCAGGCGATCGAACGGGATGCCTCGTATATCGGCCGGCTGCTACTGGACTGGAGCATCTGGGATGATACCTACGATTTTGTCCTGACAGGAAATCGGGAATACATCGAATCCAATCTTTCCATTGATTCCCTCTACAATATTTCCCTGAATTTCATGTTTTTCTACAACCGGGGCGGAGATCTCATATGGGGAGAATTTTACGATTTTGACAAATGGGAAAAGGTTCCCTGCGGCGGCTTTTCCACGACATTTATCCAGCAGAGAGATCTACTTTTCAACGGTGACGAAGATTACAGCAGATCAGGACTTATCGATACTGCCATGGGACTTCTTTTCATGGCGGCGGGGCCGGTGTTCAAATCAGACCGATCCGGTCCCGCGGAAGGGACATTGATAATAGGGAAGCTGATCGATGAAAGATTTATAGAGAAAATGAAGGAAGTTGTCCAGGGAGAGTTTTCCCTCTATAGTGAAAACCGGGAGGATATTCTCTGGGAGCTGAACAGAAGCGAACAGTCCTATTTAATGGAAAAAGATGAAAACCGGATTCTCCTGTATAAGGCGATTGAAGATCTGGAAGGGAGAAAGACTCTGGTTGTCGAATCGCGTACTGAAAGGAATATCTGGCAGTACGGTCAAAGAGTTACCAGTATTTTCATCACTTTTATCCTTCTACTGATTATTCTGTTCACGGTCATCATCCTCATTCTTATAAGAGTGATATATATCAATCCCCTTCATAAGATCACACTCTTCCTCCAATCCTGGAAGAAGGAGAGCGGTTCGCCTGTCTCTCTCGATATGAACAGAGTCGATGAAATAGGTACCCTGTCCAGAGGTATAAACAGTTTTTCAAATGAACTCCGGGAGCTGGCGACAACCGACTCCCTAACAGGACTTAACAACAGGCATTTAATGGACACGCTGATGCCCGGCATCTGGAATATTATGTCACGGGACCGTTCGGAAATAACGATCATTCTCATGGATATAGATTATTTTAAAAAATATAACGACACATACGGACATCAGGCGGGAGACCGTTGCCTTAAGGAAGTGGGGGCCATTCTCAAGTCATCGATCAGGCGCTCATCAGATATGGTGATCCGTTATGGAGGAGAGGAATTTCTCCTCATACTCCCTGCGACTCCCATAAGCGGCGGCCTGATGATAGCCAATAAGATTCAGGAACGGCTCGAGAAAAAGTCTCTGGAACATAAAAGCTCGGAAATATACCGCAGAGTGACCATGAGCCTGGGTATTTCATCGGGGTTTCCCAACAGTGATAACAATCTTGATCAGCTAATAGAACAGGCGGATTCGGCTCTTTACGAGTCTAAAGAAGCGGGCAGAAACCGCATTACCCTTTACCGCGAATAA
- a CDS encoding sugar phosphate nucleotidyltransferase, which translates to MKRRKTEVLVLILTGGLGTRLMPLTASRLKPAVLIGGKFRLIDIPLSNAYHSEFRKILVLAQGMDKSLTRHIKDAWASDEKSDSFINFLSPQQIGAFDNGDADAVRHVINEIEYYDPDIVLIVPGDHLVKMDYRNFTDFLVRNKGDAAISIIPQPLHKAGSFGSIAIDEKSLITEFREKDRETPLRASSDDTFFASMGIYAFKTPVLTSALEEEGNLFGRDIIPKILKDKKILGYDYHSNNHIPEIIIKRDGNRMFEEFVDSSPDSLYWRDVGTIEEYFEANMDLVSITPKFNLYGKEWPFFSIHNNFGPAKIINPENRSGVESAVICEGSFLSDVTGSNLVISSLVFIEKSSLSQVIVFNNTKITNCRIQRAIIDKHVVLNNMEIGFNDEADRAAGIYIDGDSGIRVVPKGYSGSPLS; encoded by the coding sequence ATGAAACGCAGGAAAACCGAAGTTCTTGTCCTGATTCTCACCGGCGGTCTGGGCACAAGACTGATGCCGCTTACGGCATCGCGATTGAAGCCCGCCGTTCTGATCGGGGGAAAGTTCCGCCTTATCGATATCCCCCTGAGCAACGCCTATCATTCCGAGTTCAGAAAAATTCTCGTTCTGGCTCAGGGTATGGATAAATCCCTGACAAGACACATCAAGGACGCCTGGGCATCTGATGAAAAATCGGACAGCTTCATCAATTTCCTCAGTCCCCAGCAAATCGGGGCCTTCGACAACGGCGATGCCGATGCTGTTCGCCATGTGATCAACGAAATAGAATATTACGATCCGGATATTGTCCTTATCGTTCCAGGCGATCATCTGGTCAAGATGGATTACCGGAATTTCACCGACTTCCTTGTGCGGAACAAAGGCGATGCGGCCATAAGCATTATACCCCAGCCTCTTCACAAAGCCGGAAGCTTCGGCTCCATTGCCATCGATGAAAAATCCCTCATAACCGAATTCAGAGAGAAAGACAGAGAAACGCCTCTCAGAGCGTCAAGCGATGACACTTTCTTCGCCTCAATGGGAATATACGCTTTTAAAACACCCGTACTGACAAGCGCTCTCGAGGAAGAAGGAAATCTCTTCGGCAGAGATATCATACCGAAGATACTGAAAGACAAGAAAATACTGGGTTACGATTACCACAGCAACAATCATATTCCGGAAATCATTATCAAGAGAGACGGGAACAGGATGTTCGAGGAATTCGTCGATTCCAGCCCCGATTCCCTGTACTGGCGCGACGTCGGCACCATAGAGGAGTATTTTGAAGCGAATATGGATCTGGTCTCTATCACGCCCAAATTCAATCTTTATGGCAAGGAATGGCCTTTTTTTTCAATACACAACAATTTCGGTCCTGCAAAAATCATTAATCCGGAAAACAGAAGCGGTGTCGAAAGCGCCGTCATATGCGAAGGCTCTTTCCTTTCCGACGTTACGGGCAGCAATCTGGTCATATCCTCATTGGTCTTTATTGAAAAATCTTCTCTTTCACAGGTTATCGTCTTTAACAATACGAAAATCACAAACTGCCGGATACAGCGTGCCATAATCGACAAACATGTGGTCCTGAACAATATGGAAATCGGCTTTAATGATGAGGCCGACCGCGCGGCGGGAATATACATTGACGGCGATTCGGGAATCCGGGTGGTTCCGAAGGGATACTCCGGTTCCCCGCTCAGCTAG
- a CDS encoding serine hydrolase domain-containing protein: MKKISMRILMAALVIVLFISCGKTQIPEGLSMNEWTGAYLEQTVKEKKMKGGISAMIYKEGEILFSSGSGWADSSTGWIVDGRTPMPVGSISKIFTSVALMTLVEEGRVNLDDPVGTYLPRLKLEGGREMDVTVRDLLTHHSGIPGDLFADWFDKPIDHIYELMNGRPLMAEPGTLFSYANTGFTLLGLIIEEVTGLSFESYVGQAVFGPAEMEHSYVHSADAALAGERLPAGYFRKSEIPVPKLRDYPAGGFIVPADDMGKFIRALYRDHSLVSRETLSLMLTPQNEANPVDRDFNIGLGFWLIDPMGTGELMASHGGDLPPYHALLVTLPEKELAVFVASNDNGSGGTIAMEAGLAIAKELVSRENLGDNRINPSETVALSEEDMAPYEGLYGTMAGLIELKPGHGYMKMKLGNIPLVLRKLESGYYSAELRPLNLFTIPVPQLAGLQIDLYEAEGKPWLGLWMHGVYMGAGSMLEPVAYGDEYRKLVGDYADPQGTNILADGSYVISGISIAEKSGRYVMRVTLLGQKIEMALRPDGEGRAVTDGAGRGMGDLVLYRFNDEGNPVLSWSGFELKR; the protein is encoded by the coding sequence ATGAAAAAAATATCAATGAGAATACTAATGGCAGCACTGGTAATTGTGTTGTTTATATCCTGCGGAAAAACACAAATACCTGAAGGATTGTCTATGAATGAGTGGACCGGGGCTTATCTTGAGCAGACTGTAAAAGAGAAGAAGATGAAAGGCGGTATCAGCGCCATGATCTATAAAGAGGGGGAAATCCTTTTCAGCAGCGGTTCGGGCTGGGCGGACAGCAGCACCGGTTGGATCGTCGATGGACGGACACCTATGCCTGTCGGCTCCATATCCAAGATTTTCACATCGGTTGCCCTGATGACTCTGGTGGAGGAAGGCCGTGTCAATCTGGACGATCCCGTCGGGACCTATCTGCCGAGACTCAAACTGGAAGGGGGACGTGAAATGGATGTGACCGTCCGCGATCTGCTGACCCATCACAGCGGTATTCCCGGCGATCTGTTCGCTGACTGGTTTGACAAGCCGATCGATCATATTTATGAGCTGATGAACGGACGGCCGCTCATGGCGGAACCGGGAACTCTGTTCTCCTATGCGAATACGGGATTCACATTACTGGGGCTGATCATTGAAGAGGTTACAGGGCTGTCTTTCGAGAGCTATGTCGGGCAGGCTGTTTTCGGGCCTGCGGAAATGGAGCATAGTTATGTTCACAGCGCAGATGCGGCCCTTGCCGGAGAGAGACTTCCCGCGGGTTATTTCCGGAAGAGCGAAATCCCTGTACCGAAACTGCGCGATTACCCCGCCGGAGGTTTTATCGTACCTGCAGATGATATGGGGAAATTCATAAGGGCTTTGTACCGGGATCACAGCCTCGTGAGCCGGGAAACTCTTTCGCTCATGCTGACGCCGCAGAATGAGGCTAATCCGGTAGACCGCGATTTCAATATCGGTCTGGGGTTCTGGCTTATCGATCCCATGGGAACGGGAGAGTTGATGGCATCCCACGGAGGGGATCTTCCTCCCTATCACGCTTTACTGGTTACTCTGCCGGAAAAAGAACTGGCCGTATTTGTGGCTTCCAATGATAACGGCAGCGGAGGAACTATCGCCATGGAAGCGGGACTGGCTATCGCAAAAGAGCTTGTCTCCAGAGAAAATTTGGGGGATAACAGGATAAATCCCTCTGAAACCGTCGCTCTCTCAGAAGAGGACATGGCCCCCTATGAAGGCCTTTACGGGACTATGGCCGGGCTGATCGAACTCAAGCCGGGCCATGGTTATATGAAAATGAAACTGGGAAACATCCCCCTTGTCCTCAGAAAGCTGGAGAGCGGATACTACAGCGCAGAGCTGCGGCCTCTCAATCTCTTTACCATTCCCGTGCCCCAGCTTGCGGGACTGCAGATCGATCTCTATGAAGCGGAAGGAAAGCCGTGGCTGGGGTTATGGATGCATGGCGTTTATATGGGGGCGGGAAGCATGCTGGAACCGGTCGCCTACGGCGATGAGTACAGGAAGCTTGTCGGCGATTATGCCGATCCCCAGGGAACGAATATCCTCGCAGACGGGTCTTATGTGATAAGCGGAATCTCCATAGCTGAAAAGAGCGGCAGGTATGTTATGCGGGTCACCCTTCTCGGGCAGAAAATTGAAATGGCCCTGAGGCCCGACGGGGAAGGCCGGGCCGTGACCGATGGCGCGGGAAGGGGAATGGGGGATCTCGTTCTCTACCGGTTTAATGATGAGGGGAATCCCGTTCTGTCCTGGAGCGGATTTGAACTTAAACGCTGA
- a CDS encoding response regulator: MRTKKPRILIVDDSMEQQDMLTEMLLDNYDIISAFNGNQALRMARTDPQPDLILMDIIMPSPDGFEVCSILKAEERTEGIPIVLTSGMGDGRIGKKAAQSGASAYLNKPFSLLKLNATLDKFLTPLTIA; encoded by the coding sequence GTGAGAACGAAAAAGCCCCGCATACTTATTGTAGATGATTCGATGGAACAGCAGGATATGCTGACGGAAATGCTATTAGATAATTACGATATAATCAGCGCATTCAATGGAAACCAGGCACTCAGGATGGCCAGAACCGATCCTCAGCCGGACCTGATTCTGATGGACATCATCATGCCGTCCCCTGATGGTTTTGAAGTTTGCTCAATTCTGAAGGCAGAGGAAAGGACGGAAGGAATTCCCATAGTTCTGACTTCAGGGATGGGCGACGGCAGAATCGGGAAAAAAGCCGCTCAGTCCGGAGCATCGGCGTATCTGAATAAACCATTTTCCCTGTTGAAACTGAACGCCACGCTGGATAAGTTTCTGACTCCTCTGACCATAGCCTGA
- a CDS encoding desulfoferrodoxin, giving the protein MSKRERLEIYRCEVCGNIVEVTHGSAGTLTCCNQPMTLQEEHTADFSTEKHVPIIEATDKGVKVTVGSTLHPMTEDHYIQWIEVINGDYIQRKYLKPGDQPVAEFFVPYSDKLVAREYCNKHGNWKS; this is encoded by the coding sequence ATGTCAAAAAGAGAGAGACTGGAAATTTATCGCTGCGAAGTCTGCGGAAATATCGTTGAAGTGACCCACGGATCTGCGGGAACTCTTACCTGTTGTAATCAGCCCATGACTCTTCAGGAGGAGCATACCGCCGACTTCTCTACTGAAAAGCATGTTCCTATAATCGAAGCCACCGACAAGGGCGTAAAAGTAACAGTCGGTTCAACTCTTCACCCTATGACAGAAGACCACTATATTCAGTGGATCGAAGTTATCAATGGGGATTACATTCAGAGAAAATATCTCAAGCCGGGTGATCAGCCTGTCGCCGAGTTTTTCGTTCCCTACAGCGATAAGCTTGTAGCTCGAGAGTATTGTAACAAACACGGCAACTGGAAAAGCTGA
- a CDS encoding Crp/Fnr family transcriptional regulator, which yields MIKASVRDYCFEQLKIDLISRDAYDTRQWEDIRSRGRVISLKRNDFALKAGEEKRKGFFIVSGSLIHLYLKENGEQIVMSFSDDQTFRFICPGSYFTGEEDSWEILAVEESLLISLNQDDMEYLSAKYHSFSIYYRNIISDGLAKFYRFNALRFSRTSEEFLKELVESYPRINRTVPDKYLASFMGISREWFCKIKKKIYN from the coding sequence ATGATTAAAGCATCAGTCCGGGATTACTGTTTTGAACAATTAAAGATCGATCTTATCTCGCGGGACGCTTATGATACGAGGCAGTGGGAAGATATCAGAAGCCGGGGCAGAGTCATATCGCTCAAACGCAATGATTTTGCCTTGAAGGCGGGAGAGGAAAAGCGGAAGGGTTTTTTCATTGTCAGCGGCAGCCTGATCCATCTCTATCTGAAAGAAAACGGAGAACAGATCGTCATGAGTTTCTCCGATGATCAGACCTTCCGGTTCATCTGTCCCGGTTCCTATTTTACGGGAGAAGAGGATTCCTGGGAGATCCTCGCCGTGGAAGAGAGTCTGCTCATATCCCTGAATCAGGATGATATGGAGTACCTCTCGGCAAAATATCATTCTTTCAGCATATATTACAGAAATATCATCTCCGACGGCCTGGCAAAGTTCTACCGCTTCAATGCCCTGCGTTTCTCCCGCACCTCTGAAGAATTCCTGAAGGAGCTGGTGGAGTCCTATCCCCGGATCAACCGCACCGTTCCCGATAAGTATCTCGCTTCTTTTATGGGCATATCCAGAGAATGGTTCTGTAAAATCAAAAAGAAAATTTATAATTGA
- the rimJ gene encoding ribosomal protein S5-alanine N-acetyltransferase produces the protein MLLNEPILNSERTEIYIQNPSLINPVSEYYRVNADFLRPWEPAREESYFTREAFCERLELAEKNFHSGMSVQLAAFDRMSGNLAGIVNFTGIIRGPFQACFLGYSLSESFQGRGYMHEILTTAIAYMFNEKRLHRIMANYMPRNGRSGRLLEKLGFEREGLARDYLLINGKWEDHILTSLIRKD, from the coding sequence GTGCTTTTAAATGAACCTATCCTCAATTCAGAAAGAACTGAGATCTATATTCAGAATCCCTCGTTAATCAATCCGGTTTCCGAATACTACAGAGTTAATGCCGATTTTCTTCGCCCCTGGGAACCGGCCAGAGAGGAAAGTTACTTCACCCGCGAGGCTTTCTGTGAAAGGCTGGAGCTGGCTGAGAAGAATTTTCATTCGGGTATGTCTGTACAGCTGGCCGCTTTTGACAGAATGAGCGGAAATCTGGCGGGAATCGTCAATTTCACCGGAATAATCAGAGGTCCTTTTCAGGCCTGTTTCCTCGGATATTCTCTCTCCGAATCATTTCAGGGCAGGGGGTATATGCATGAAATCCTTACTACAGCCATCGCCTATATGTTTAATGAGAAAAGGCTTCACAGGATAATGGCTAATTATATGCCCCGCAACGGGAGAAGCGGAAGGCTTCTGGAAAAGCTGGGATTCGAAAGAGAGGGTCTGGCCAGGGATTATCTGCTGATTAACGGGAAATGGGAGGATCACATCCTCACATCACTCATCAGAAAGGACTAG
- a CDS encoding thioredoxin family protein has translation MNSFHEFDNLEDVKEFIKSGRMRLVYLSRPACGVCSAIKIKVLEIIGKYPELEGTYVNMDIIPESAGEFSIFTIPGIILYIDGKESIREARYVSIEQLEAQIDRFYHMIFD, from the coding sequence ATGAACAGTTTCCATGAATTTGATAATCTTGAGGATGTTAAGGAATTCATCAAGTCCGGTAGAATGAGGCTGGTTTACCTCTCACGTCCCGCCTGCGGTGTTTGTTCGGCTATCAAAATCAAAGTGCTTGAGATAATCGGTAAATACCCCGAGCTTGAAGGAACTTATGTCAACATGGATATCATCCCCGAATCAGCGGGAGAATTCTCCATCTTCACCATTCCCGGAATCATCCTCTATATAGACGGAAAGGAATCCATCCGGGAAGCGAGATATGTTTCCATCGAACAACTGGAAGCTCAGATCGACCGTTTTTACCATATGATTTTCGACTGA